A stretch of the Uranotaenia lowii strain MFRU-FL chromosome 3, ASM2978415v1, whole genome shotgun sequence genome encodes the following:
- the LOC129754450 gene encoding protein-lysine N-methyltransferase EEF2KMT: MFQKCKNKTKSSEDALDLVRRDFLCCTPINQIDWHGLLDDISWENQEKLLSLTVNNPLVVKYPVKIQYQVAFLKHIIHHLNKMDVEQHDQLYEKYCGLLTGQSGTEDQPGFSYKHYEMPGNGVITLKESSAFISEGTTGLCSWQASKALCEFIIHNLEEFHGKNILELGSGVGLSGIFMAKHCEPSLIVLSDCHSSVLGTLKENVELNFPKGAKIGCDNPLVSTIIDNGDSLVAVMDLDWSYINASNINQLIEPDVIVGADIIYDHSLFQGLIGAINYLFALSNNKCKMVLSCTERNKNTLSDFLELLISTKYSVNEETVNPPKHFHWDTSSAKVRIFSVTRDWNYQ, translated from the exons ATGTTtcagaaatgtaaaaataaaaccaagAGTTCAGAAGATGCCCTAGACCTAGTGAGACGTGATTTTCTCTGTTGTACACCGATTAATCAAATAGATTGGCAC GGCCTGCTGGACGACATAAGCTgggaaaatcaggaaaaacttCTTAGCCTAACAGTGAACAACCCTCTAGTCGTTAAGTATCCGGTGAAGATACAATATCAG GTagcatttttgaaacatattattCATCACCTGAACAAGATGGACGTGGAGCAGCACGATCAATTGTACGAAAAGTACTGCGGCCTTTTGACTGGACAGTCGGGAACGGAGGACCAACCGGGATTCAGCTATAAGCATTATGAAATGCCCGGAAATGGCGTAATCACACTGAAGGAATCTTCGGCATTCATATCCGAGGGAACCACAGGCCTATGCAGCTGGCAAGCTTCCAAAGCATTGTGCGAATTTATCATCCACAATCTGGAAGAGTTTCACGGCAAAAACATACTGGAATTGGGCTCGGGAGTCGGGCTATCAGGAATTTTCATGGCTAAACACTGCGAGCCATCGTTGATTGTGCTCTCGGATTGCCACAGTTCAGTTCTGGGGACGTTGAAGGAAAACGTGGAACTTAACTTTCCCAAGGGAGCAAAAATCGGTTGTGATAATCCATTGGTCAGCACCATTATCGATAACGGAGACTCATTGGTAGCAGTAATGGATTTGGACTGGAGCTACATCAATGCTTCCAACATCAATCAATTGATCGAACCGGACGTTATTGTTGGCGCCGATATCATCTATGACCACTCCTTGTTTCAAGGACTCATCGGAGCAATCAACTACTTGTTTGCTCTCTCCAATAATAAGTGCAAAATGGTTTTATCATGCACCGAACGTAACAAAAATACCTTGAGCGATTTTCTGGAATTGCTTA TATCAACTAAATATAGCGTTAATGAAGAAACCGTGAATCCTCCCAAACATTTTCACTGGGACACATCATCGGCTAAGGTGAGGATATTCTCCGTCACCCGGGATTGGAACTATCAATGA